The following proteins are co-located in the Colius striatus isolate bColStr4 chromosome 6, bColStr4.1.hap1, whole genome shotgun sequence genome:
- the LOC104553590 gene encoding cytosolic phospholipase A2 beta: MGSPPAKMKFCPVHMLSVRIIQAKNIKSRDLWTVPLSCQSLAGQCYSLLDTSLKYLGISGCSRHLQSSPDSSSERHHLGDFLSHRCQASQMTASDCYVRLWLPSASNRKLQTKTVKNSDNPVWNETFYFRIQREVENVLELAVCDEDPLTKDDTQFTVLFNLARVRPGEIFRETFALKSEKERCIKKWESLEVEFWMERIPGPPEHLITNDVLVSREVCCLEVQVGIHESRRYLREGKNLVFTVPASHEGTQKTTEDTDTFYFHCVKAWEPVLQARLQKVSDKEDDNSNLSDTLTVPLKFLPLGHKVKVTLPVRHNVPLQFYLQLNDCTESLDVRFGYDLCRGEQDFLQKRKRVVASGLKRVLHLERDLHGHEVPVIAVMATGGGLRAMSAMFGHLLALQKLNLLDCVTYLTGASGSTWTLADLYEDADWSQKSLEGPLRAVKQQVTKCKLDLMSVEHLKYYHKELAERAKAGHVSSFTTLWSLVQEMFLHERPRKYKLTDQRRALEHGQNPLPFYAVLNVKEEKFSTFQFREWTQFSPYEVAIPKYGASIPSEYFDSEFFMGRRVKKLPESRICYLEGLWTNIFTRNLLDGLYWSSNANEFWQRWAQDMVDIEKHCPEEDVTVIEPPSCLSGKLYEMFQDIMTKRPLLAKSHNFLRGLEFHKDYIHQKKFNEWKDTVLDGFPNSLTPLQKYLCLIDVGYFINSSGAALFKPERNVDVIISLDYGLGNVFKQLEMTYKYCKIQKIPFPKVELSEEDEKNPKECYIFSDAEDPRAPIVIHFPLVNDTFKEFKEPGVKRDLSEMEEGKVNLESSCSPYYLIRLIYSSENFDKLVNLSKYNILNNRELLLRAIRSAVERRRRSRTANLPSYSGAGYL, translated from the exons ATGGGGAGCCCACCGGCCAAG ATGAAGTTTTGCCCCGTGCACATGCTCTCTGTAAGGATCATACAAGCGAAGAACATCAAGTCAAGAGACCTGT GGACAGTTCCACTTTCCTGCCAAAGCCTTGCGGGGCAATGTTATTCACTGCTCGATACCAGTCTGAAGTATTTAGGCATCTCGGGCTGCAGTAGACATCTTCAGTCAAGTCCTGACTCCAGCTCTGAAAGACACCACCTTGGAGATTTCCTTTCCCACCGTTGCCAAGCTTCACAAA TGACGGCGTCCGACTGCTACGTGCGCTTGTGGCTGCCATCTGCCTCAAACAGAAAGCTTCAGACCAAAACTGTCAAGAACTCTGACAACCCTGTCTGGAATGAGACTTTCTACTTCAGGATCCAGAGAGAAGTTGAG AATGTTTTAGAATTGGCAGTGTGTGATGAAGATCCACTCACCAAAGATGACACACAGTTCACAGTTCTTTTTAATCTTGCTAGAGTCAGACCTGGGGAGATATTCCGTGAGACATTTGCTTTGAAATCAGAG aagGAGAGGTGCATTAAGAAATGGGAAAGTCTGGAAGTGGAATTCTGGATGGAAAGAAT CCCTGGCCCTCCAGAGCACCTCATCACCAACGATGTCCTAGTG TCCCGGGAGGTTTGCTGCTTGGAAGTGCAAGTGGGCATTCATGAAAGCAGGAGGTATTTGAGAG AGGGTAAGAATCTCGTGTTTACCGTGCCTGCATCCCATGAGGGaacacagaaaactacagagGACACAGACACTTTCTACTTCCATTGTGTGAAGGCTTGGGAGCCAGTTCTGCAAGCCAGGCTGCAG AAAGTTTCTGATAAAGAAGACGACAACAGCAATCTAAGTGACACCTTAACAGTACCCCTGAAGTTTCTCCCTCTGGGACACAAAGTGAAAGTAACCCTCCCTGTGAGACAC AATGTGCCATTGCAGTTTTACCTCCAGCTAAATGATTG CACAGAGAGCCTGGACGTGCGCTTCGGGTACGATCTGTGCCGGGGAGAGCAGGACTtcctgcagaagaggaagagggtGGTTGCCAGTGGCCTGAAGAGGGTTCTTCACCTGGAGAGAGATCTACATGGGCACGAG GTCCCAGTAATAGCTGTTATGgcaacaggaggaggcctcAGAGCAATGTCAGCTATGTTTGGCCACCTCTTAGCCCTTCAGAAGCTAAATCTCTTGGACTGTGTTACCTATCTCACCGGGGCTTCTGGCTCAACGTG GACCCTGGCAGACCTGTATGAGGACGCTGACTGGTCACAGAAGTCTCTGGAGGGGCCACTTAGGGCAGTAAAACAACAAGTGACAAAATGCAAGCTCGACCTTATGTCTGTAGAGCATCTGAAGTATTATCACAAGGAGCTGGCTGAGAGGGCAAAAGCGGGACACGTGTCGTCTTTTACCACTCTGTGGTCGCTGGTCCAGGAGATGTTCTTACATGAGAGG CCAAGAAAGTACAAGCTGACGGACCAGCGCAGGGCGTTGGAGCACGGGCAGAACCCGCTGCCCTTCTATGCAGTCCTCAACGTCAAAGAGGAAAAGTTCAGCACTTTCCAATTTAGAG AGTGGACACAGTTCTCTCCTTACGAGGTGGCCATACCAAAGTACGGAGCCTCCATCCCTTCAGAGTACTTTGACAGCGAGTTCTTCATGGGAAGGCGAGTCAAGAAGCTGCCAGAATCTCGCATCTGCTATCTGGAAG GTCTTTGGACAAACATCTTTACCAGGAATTTGCTGGATGGCTTGTACTGGTCCTCAAATGCAAACGAATTCTGGCAACGATGGGCCCAAGACATGGTAGATATAG aAAAGCATTGCCCAGAGGAGGATGTCACTGTCATCGAGCCTCCCTCGTGTTTGTCGGGGAAGCTGTATGAAATGTTTCAGGACATCATGACCAAGCGCCCGCTGCTGGCAAAGTCTCACAACTTCCTGAGAGGCTTAGAGTTTCATAAGGATTATATCCATCAGAAGAAGTTTAATGAATGGAAAG ACACCGTGCTGGATGGCTTCCCCAACAGCCTGACGCCGCTGCAGAAGTACCTGTGCCTGATAGATGTTGGCTATTTCATCAACAGCAGTGGTGCAGCACTTTTCAAGCCAGAGAGGAACGTGGATGTCATTATCTCACTGGATTATGGTTTGGGGAACGTCTTCAAG CAATTAGAGATGACATACAAGTATTGCAAGATACAGAAAATCCCATTCCCCAAAGTGGAGCTAAGTGAAGAAGATGAGAAGAACCCCAAGGAATGTTACATCTTCTCAGATGCAGAGGACCCCAGGGCACCCATAGTAATCCACTTCCCCCTGGTGAATGACACCTTTAAGGAATTCAAGGAGCCTG GGGTAAAGCGAGATCTCTCAGAGATGGAAGAAGGCAAAGTCaatctggagagcagctgctcACCTTATTACCTCATTAGGCTGATCTACTCCTCAGAAAATTTTGACAAGCTGGTGAACCTGAGCAAGTACAACATCCTCAATAACAGAGAGCTGCTCCTGCGGGCGATCCGCAGCGCCGTGGAGCGGAGGAGGCGCAGCAGGACTGCGAATCTGCCCAGCTACTCTGGAGCTGGATACCTTTAG